The sequence ATTATGGTATTTATATGTTATTTTCACAAAACTGATAAATTAATTGACATATACGTAACACAGAGAAAGGGATAAACGTTCGTCAAATTAATTaatcttcctacgccactgtggGGGACAGACAGATCAGACATACTTGACAGTTGTTTTTCTGCACAACAAGTTTTCATACAGAGGCCCAACTAGTTAGAAACCTGAAACCTGAAACCTGAAAAGTAGGACAAATTCCAATTACTGCTAACTATAGTGAGAGATTGAGTTCCTTGTAAATGCCAGCAATTGAGAAAcgtatccatgcatgtactgtatacgtaCACAGCATCAATAcagtaatataataacagtGTAATTTTTAATGTATACTTGAAACGTTTCAATATCAGTAACGAGTTTGCTTAGATAATTAAGTGTACAGCTAAGTGCAGCAGCTAATGACAATGACACAAGAAGTTCGGAATTTCCTTGTGAGAGATATGTCAGAGTCTCCTACGTACATGAAACCGACTATACTACAAACTATGGAGTGGGAGCTTGAAGCTGCAAAGACAGAAATAGCCGGCCTACAAGTAACAGTCTCGGTGCTAACAGCAGAAAAGGACACACTAGAGCAGAAACTATCTGAAAAAGACGAAGAAAATGAAAAACTGAAGGCACAGTTTTTGGAAACAGGGGAAAAGTTACAAGAAGCAGCCACACTTAACCAAACTAGCGAGCAAGATCTTGAAGAGAAAATTGCTCTTTTAGAGTCTGAAGTTGAACATGGAGCAAAGGAACTTGTCGAAAGAATCGAGTATTTAGAGCAGCAGCTTAACGAAAATACTAAGCAGTTAACTATAGGAGAGGCTGCCCTTGCAGTCAAGGAGGAGGTTTTGGCGACACGggaaacagagctagaagagagagagaaagagacCGAACGAGTGAGAGATTTCTTTGCAGCCGGAAATGATGTCAACGGCCTGGTCCTAGATTTGCAAGGACGAATCAAGAAACAAGAAGAAGAGATACAGCTCAAGGAGAATCATATAATAACGATGAGAGTAAAACTTGAGAGATCGGAACAGGAAATGTTAGCCATCAAGCAGACACTCAGAAATCAACCCAAGAAAATGGAAAGCTTTCGAGCACCACCTATCCCAAGGCCTAGATCGGCCTCACGGCCTCAAATTTCTAAACAAAACAGCCTACCCTCCTATCAACACCAGTCAATCCAAGTACAACCACAACACCGTTGGAGCCTTCAGCCACAAATCGAAGAAGAGGATCGAATATACGACAAGCCTAGCCCGCCCGTCCCAGTGTACAGAAGGCTACCGTTCTCGCTAGATTGGGATACACCATTATACACAATTGATCACAGAAAGAAAATCGTCAATGGAGTATCAATATACAGTCAAAAAGAGAACAAATTGTACTTTAGCTCGATACTTCAACAGGAGATTCTGGCATACACAGAGAGTCAACAGTGGGAGACCCTACCCTCTTGCCCTCACAAGTACTTTGGTCTGGTTATGGTCGAGGACAACGTGACTACTATAGGAGGGAAAGTCCAGGAGAGAGCATCCCCTACAGGAGATGGCAATAGATCAAGCTACACTGATAAATTGTTGAGCTACGTCACGGCGGCATCAGGCGCGAGGGCAGGGCAATGGGTGGAACTGTTTCCACCAATGCCCTCAAAACGAGCCAGCCCTGCAGCTGTCTCGACTAGTAGATCGCTCATCGTAGCCGGTGGGGACAACGGACATCACTTGCGCACGGTTGAAGTTATGGACCTGACAGACAAGCAGTGGCACACAGCGTCGATTCTACCGAGGGCACTGAGTAACCCAAGCATGGTACTCTGTGAGACAACCAATCGAATATACCTCTCTGGCCAGGACAATCAAAATAGTCGAATGCAAGTTCTATTCAACTGCTCTATACACGAGCTTCTACGCACTATGGAACCTGTGACTGGACGAGAATACGAGGACGAACCGTTCTACGGGCCATCGAAACCGAAAATCATTCGAGTTTGGAACGAGCTACCTAGCACTCCGAACGATTCCTCCACTCTAGCTATCGTTGATAGTCACGTTATGGTTGCCGGGGGGATTGGCAAGAAAGGAGAAGCTTCGAACGAGATTTACTATTTGGATATGTCACACTGCAAGTGGGAGCACATAGCACAAATGCCCACAGCGCGTCACGGTGCTCTGGTAGGGTTCAATAGTTCGACTGAGAAGTTAGTTATAATTGGAGGTTTCAATAAAACTAGCATCATTAGTATGGTCAATGTAGCCAAATTCAGCTCATCATAGAAAACAGAACTTGCAACTGAATTTGAGCATTATtcgcacatgtacatgtatatgtaggtCACACTATACAATCGTTATCTTTACGTGAATGTAATCAATTTCAAAGCAACTATCAATTTAGCACACAATCTAAAATGTTATGTTTTACTGTCACAACAACAAAACTAATTATCAAAATTATTCGGACAGTACTTTATTGATCAAACGCCGGGGTATTTATTTCCTAACCGAGGTTTCAAGGTGCGGCGTTTCATTGAGACCAGGCGCTAATTCAGATCTGCAATTAATCGATGAAATACTTTTACACTATACATAGTGCTAGACCAAGTGAAAATCCCTTTGAGAAATCAGAATAAATTTTGACACTTTATGCTATATCAAAGTTTTGCGATCAGGCAAGGATTGCGATTTCATATGTAGTACTGGTACAGGTATTTAAATCTGCAAAGGACTGGCAAAGTTCGCAACATTTTTGGCGCTAGCAAGTAattaatacattgtacatgtacggtacATTGGCTGTACGTATCCTTCGTCATACTCACTGGATCTAAGTGTGTCCCTGTGAGCCTCGGCAAGGTGGATCAGCTGCACATCGTAGTTGGCCGAGTTACCGCCACTCTGCTCTTCCTAGGGGGAGGAGGCAACAAACAAAGTATGAATGTGTCTCACAGTAGCGTACAGTGCACAGTGTCACTATAGTACTGTATTGGTGCAGTGGGTGTAGTCGAAGTTGAAAGCTCTACTGTGCACATATACAATCGTCATGTAATTAGGGCGTTTAATTAAAgtacacacattaattttatgctaaATTAAATTagtgcacacactacacactgtactgtgtacgcacatacacactgtaccagcacatgcacactataattatggtttggggattctttcagctaccataacttgaattccgtggatccaatttgaacgattttatgattttctgaaagcttagaaaaagacctttcaaatggtgtcatcaaaagtcATATCTGAGAGATAatagtatttgccaatttggccataccatgaaTTATAGCCCAAGGTCCAAAGCCGAAAAATGataaattagggccccaacaaaattttggattcaaacacatcatttgaaaggtttttttctaagctttcagaaaatgataaaatttttgacattggatcaacggtactaaatttatggctgttgaaagatgttcaacaaACTGTACCTACTACTACATTGTAGGCCAACTATTACACAGGTAACACTAGGCTCACCTTCATAGGTATCCCAGTGACAATGGTGGTCTTAAGGTTGAAGTGGACCTTGACCAGATGAAGACATTTCTCGAGAAGGAGTTTGGCAGGGAAGGAGTAGATTGCTGAAGACACTTGGGGTGAGATCTGAGGGTGGGATTGTGGAGTGTTTAGGAGTTTGTAGCCATTTTATGGGCTACAGAGCAGCAACACACCCACGTACACGCTCAATAAGCTTGTAACAAAAATACAACCAATTCTGACTACTGTACTTTTCTAGAGATCACATTTTATTAACttaatatacagtgtacacatgcagacatgACTTCCATCATATCCACatattgtgcatgtacatataactATTACAATGTATGCTGGTAGAGTGACAGTGTTCAGGTACTATGGCAACCACCTGTACTGCCAAGTAGTCCAGCACTTTATCTAGCATGTCGTTGGAAATGAACTTGTAACAGGACTACAAGACACCTCGTTAAAACATGCAACATTTACGTACAAAATCACACATAAAATATTCTAGTGCCATAGCGTAACCATGCCTGATGATGTCACCTGTGTGAGTGGAGAGTCCTTGATGTCCGTCTGTagagtggagggaggggagtGGACGTTAATGAGGGTCAGCTGACAATGGTCGATGAGGAGGCGTGCTACATCGTGTTTGCTCTTGATGTCCTGGTTCTCTGCCTTCACCATGCTCACTATCACCTTCTCCATCTCCCGCACGTCAGCCTCACTGTAAGGGAGGGTGGGGCCCGGGTATGTGGCGTACTCGAAATGTGTGGTATATACTGCCTGGTACTACATGCTTGCAGTATGTAAAGGCCTTGTGTCCACAGGGGCAAGTGCAGAGGTTACTTTTTGTTTGGAATCAAAATTACTCTTACCAAGGGCAACCATTATTAGTAAATATGCACCAAAGTTACATACTTCTTGAGTGAGCATATGAATATGATCCGTCCCCGGTTAGTGGGAGGGGCCATCCCTGGGCAGGAAGTGACGGCATACTGGGTAGCAGTGAGTTGGGCCAGACAGCGTACAGCGTACTGTAACCCTTGGAGACAGGGGTTCATGTGACCACGACCAACAGGGGCTCCTTGTGCAGGCAGGAAGGAGGGGACACCAAATTTCTGAAAACCATTTTGCACCTGAAAAATCACATTATCTTTGATCTCACCATACCAACCATGTGATGGAGGTACCTTTAATATTAAAGAGTTACATGATAAGTATGTACTTAGGTAGGAAATAAAAAAAactagtatatacatgcagtgactaATGTTTTGTTCCTAAACGCTTTACCAATGTACATTAAACCCTTGCATGAATGTACAGCTGCTACAGTAGTGACGGACACTCCCTCAGGGCATTCTTGTGAACGTACCTTTACGATCTCCTGGTCCTCGTCTCTCCACGAGTTAACGGGCTGGCATTTTGCCTCGTCTACGGCCGCTACACACATCTGGCACTGATCAGGGAACAAATCGAACACTATCCTACAGTACTCCAGCACGGCCTCCACACTGCAACTCCATATTGTCTTGGTGACAGTCTTGGAAGCTGAGCTCTTAGACCCTCTGCTCGCACCTGTCACCTCAAATGTGATGCCCTGCCCGCACTCGCAACTGGAGAGACTATTGGCAGCTAGCACTATCACCGTCTTCTCCATTGTATATCACTAGCTACTGTGCAGACATGCTTCTTTGTATAAGTGCACGTAGGTGGAGTCGTGGTGGGGTTAGCTGGCTAATAGTCTATCCAgctgtgataataattatgacaaccaCATTGAGAACACACCACATAAAAGAAGACACTCAATAACAAACAAATTAGAGAAAGAAAGTGAATTGCGTATAATTAATAAGAGTGTTGTCCAGTTCAGGCTCTTAGGGGCTGATGATCCCGAGATAGTCGTCCATGATTGACCCGACAGCAAACTGCATTGTGAGGGTAGTctcattatatatacacacggTTGAGCGCACAGACTACATCACTTACGATATCATTAGCGTCCACTCGAGTACCCACCACCCTCAGTCGAATAGTGTCATCCTCCTGGATCACAGCGTCCTGTACAGAAACAAACCACAACCATTACAAGTGGTTTCTTGATAATTAAGCGGTGCATTTAATACACAAGAAATTcccagcttataattattagcgaCCACCCTAGCTTGGGTATAGACTAACAGTGGCTGTCATAAAGAGGTTACCTACTAACACAggttcaaacacatgctatgaagATGTTGGACTCCATTAACATGACCGTGTATTGTAATAGAGGTTAAGGTGACCATAATACCAAGCTTAGTTAACACATGCACTAATCACACACAGCTGACTTTGCTAGAATGAGATGCTGTAATGGACAACTCACTGAGTCTTCAGTTCTGTAGCAGGGAGGTGTGGTAGTGGGGTCAAAGTCCATATCAGGGGGAATAGACTGGACAAGAATACATAATGCATAAATTATGGTTTGTAGCTCAAAATAATTTATCTTTagggcataataattatatgaaggTTGATAATGTGTAAGGTACAGTCATGTAAGATAGACAAAGGTACCTTCTACAGCTTGCATTACAACTCACATGTCTAGATACGAAGCAGGAGAGAGGTCCTATTTGAGTGAACAACCCCACCTTGTTGACCTGGGTCACTATGGCGTCCAGAATCTCACCCTTGAAAGGCCGAAACACTATAGCCTGGGGCAAGAGCAACATTATTGAGCGTGCTCCATTAAGACCGGGACAAGTGGATTATACCAcactaatacatgtacatacgtagtACTTCATCTCCTAATGGTATACCCTATACTTGACGGGATAGAGAGCCAATCCACGGCCAGTTTGAAGAGCACCTGCTCCTATATTATCAATGGTCGTCACTGCAATCACAAACCCATACCTGCAAGGCAAACACACGGTTAccaaacatacacacacagagtggcGCGGCTGTCAtcagttacacacacacacacacacacacacacacacacacacacacacacacacacacacacacacacacacacacacacacacacacacacacacacacacacacacacacacacacacacacacacacacacacacacacacacacacacacacacacacacacacacacacacacacacacacacacacacacacacacacacacacacacacacacacacacacacacacacacacacacacacacacacacacacacacacacacacacacacacacacacacacacacacacacacacacacacacacacacacacacacacacacacacacacacacacacacacacacacacacacacacacacacacacacacacacacacacacacacacacacacacacacacacacacacacacacacacacacacacacacacacacacacacacacacacacacacacacacacacacacacacacacacacacacacacacacacacacacacacacacacacacacacacacacacacacacacacacacacacacacacacacacacacacaagaggtcCTTACTTGCCAGTGCAGGTGCCCTCCACCTCTGTAAACAGCTTCTTCTTGACCGTGTCCAGGAGATTGGGCCCAAAGTAACGAGGATGGAGCAAAATCTCATGCTCTAGAGGAATCTACAGTAAGTGTATACTAGTACAGTATAAAAAAAGTGTCAGAATTCAAAACAAAACTTTTTATGAATGCAACGTACATGAAAGAACATTTCCCTCTTATCTGAAGATAGCTGGAGCAGCACTGAGAGGcgtagagagagagagagagaggcgTAGAGACACAGTAGTTCAAGGAGACAGGAGTGAAGTGATGATGGGCATGATTTGGAAAGAGAGGAGGGGCTGTGGTTGCTGCCTAGCTACTAAAGTCTCTGCAATGGCCACTGGGGACACCAACAAGGAGCTAGACTCTCTCGTAGCAGAGGTAACTTGATAGAGGTGCTATAttacactgcatgaactattCTTTCATTCTCCCCACAGTATTTGGAGTCTCGAGGACTTAAGAAAACAGTATCAACATTTTATAGTGAGAGCAAGGAGAGTAGAGAATCTACAAGCTCATCAGATCTGCAGGTAGGAGCTAGATACACGTAACGAACCTAATAATGTAATCCCCTTCCCTCTCTCGCACAGTCCGAGTTTGTGGTTGCTTTTGAGTGTGGTGAGCGGCAGGTGTTCTTCCAGTTGTGGGCGGAGCATGTGCCAGCGAGACTGAGAGATGGGGACCCCACAGCACAGCACCTAGAGTGCAGTGTCAGCGCTTATTTTGCCGTCTACCCCCTTAGGACAGGGGTGAGCTAGTTCTAGCTCTGTTCATTGTATTCTATCAATTTTACGTACATACATTTGTAGTTTATTGCATaaacatacgtacgtacaagTGTACACAATTtcatacacaaacactgtacacctccacaca comes from Halichondria panicea chromosome 3, odHalPani1.1, whole genome shotgun sequence and encodes:
- the LOC135333976 gene encoding uncharacterized protein LOC135333976; protein product: MTMTQEVRNFLVRDMSESPTYMKPTILQTMEWELEAAKTEIAGLQVTVSVLTAEKDTLEQKLSEKDEENEKLKAQFLETGEKLQEAATLNQTSEQDLEEKIALLESEVEHGAKELVERIEYLEQQLNENTKQLTIGEAALAVKEEVLATRETELEEREKETERVRDFFAAGNDVNGLVLDLQGRIKKQEEEIQLKENHIITMRVKLERSEQEMLAIKQTLRNQPKKMESFRAPPIPRPRSASRPQISKQNSLPSYQHQSIQVQPQHRWSLQPQIEEEDRIYDKPSPPVPVYRRLPFSLDWDTPLYTIDHRKKIVNGVSIYSQKENKLYFSSILQQEILAYTESQQWETLPSCPHKYFGLVMVEDNVTTIGGKVQERASPTGDGNRSSYTDKLLSYVTAASGARAGQWVELFPPMPSKRASPAAVSTSRSLIVAGGDNGHHLRTVEVMDLTDKQWHTASILPRALSNPSMVLCETTNRIYLSGQDNQNSRMQVLFNCSIHELLRTMEPVTGREYEDEPFYGPSKPKIIRVWNELPSTPNDSSTLAIVDSHVMVAGGIGKKGEASNEIYYLDMSHCKWEHIAQMPTARHGALVGFNSSTEKLVIIGGFNKTSIISMVNVAKFSSS
- the LOC135333998 gene encoding DNA-directed RNA polymerase II subunit RPB7 is translated as MFFHIPLEHEILLHPRYFGPNLLDTVKKKLFTEVEGTCTGKYGFVIAVTTIDNIGAGALQTGRGLALYPVKYRAIVFRPFKGEILDAIVTQVNKVGLFTQIGPLSCFVSRHSIPPDMDFDPTTTPPCYRTEDSDAVIQEDDTIRLRVVGTRVDANDIFAVGSIMDDYLGIISP